One window from the genome of Acidimicrobiia bacterium encodes:
- the sufC gene encoding Fe-S cluster assembly ATPase SufC: MSSPPLLVIEDLRASAEGTEILKGVSVVVERGEIHALMGPNGSGKSTLGNVLMGHPGYKVTGGRILFKGEDISAWTPDQRGRAGMFLAFQYPEEIPGVSVVNFLRSALSNRTGTEYTVLELRLKVADTMKALGMEVEFADRYLNEGFSGGERKRNEILQMSVLEPELAVMDETDSGLDIDALKIVAEGVTQLASPERGFLIITHYQRMLDYITPDVVHVFVDGRVVETGGPDLAKRIEEEGYDAFREVKA; this comes from the coding sequence ATGTCCTCCCCCCCGTTGCTCGTCATCGAAGACCTGCGCGCCTCTGCCGAGGGGACCGAGATCCTCAAGGGGGTATCGGTGGTCGTCGAGAGGGGCGAGATCCACGCGTTGATGGGCCCGAATGGCTCGGGGAAGTCCACGCTCGGCAATGTCCTGATGGGCCACCCCGGCTACAAGGTGACCGGGGGGCGAATCCTCTTCAAGGGAGAGGACATTTCCGCATGGACCCCCGACCAGCGGGGCCGGGCCGGAATGTTCCTCGCCTTTCAGTATCCCGAGGAGATCCCGGGCGTCTCGGTGGTCAACTTCTTGCGCAGTGCCCTCAGCAACCGCACCGGCACGGAATACACGGTGCTCGAACTGCGGCTGAAGGTGGCAGACACCATGAAGGCATTGGGTATGGAGGTCGAATTCGCCGACCGGTACCTCAACGAGGGCTTCTCAGGAGGCGAGCGAAAGCGCAACGAGATCCTGCAGATGTCGGTGCTCGAGCCCGAATTGGCGGTCATGGACGAGACCGATTCGGGCCTCGACATCGACGCCCTGAAGATCGTCGCCGAAGGTGTCACCCAGCTGGCTTCACCGGAGCGAGGCTTCCTCATCATCACCCATTACCAACGGATGCTCGACTACATCACCCCGGACGTGGTTCACGTGTTCGTGGACGGCCGGGTGGTGGAGACCGGCGGCCCCGACCTCGCCAAGCGGATCGAGGAAGAGGGGTACGACGCGTTCCGGGAGGTGAAGGCGTGA
- a CDS encoding LLM class flavin-dependent oxidoreductase: protein MQFVLMTEPHLGMSYADLLGAAKFADEAGLEGFARSDHFLFPRNTAAPATEAFATLGGLARETSRVELIVLVSPITFRHPAVLAKAATTIDEMSGGRLSLGVGTGWMEDEHATYGLDFPDLGVRFEMMEEALGYLWHAFGRKAGPFEGKHYRFDGTEVHPRPTGTIPLIVGGSGEKRTPRLAGTYADEYNFGHRPIEAIKLRIGRARAAAEKAARDPDALRISVMTSVAAGMDEAGFQRVLARIAEADPMGRDAETLEKLMKERNIPMGTADQVREEVHALEEAGVDRFYVQHLGPFDHEVLEELFAALRG, encoded by the coding sequence ATGCAGTTCGTGTTGATGACAGAACCCCATCTCGGTATGAGCTACGCCGACCTGCTGGGCGCGGCGAAGTTCGCCGACGAGGCCGGCTTGGAAGGGTTCGCCCGCTCCGACCACTTCTTGTTCCCGCGCAACACCGCTGCGCCCGCCACCGAGGCATTCGCCACTCTCGGAGGGCTCGCCCGCGAGACGAGCCGGGTCGAGTTGATCGTGCTCGTCTCACCGATCACATTCCGCCACCCGGCGGTGCTGGCGAAAGCGGCGACCACGATCGACGAGATGAGCGGCGGGCGGCTCTCGCTGGGTGTCGGAACCGGATGGATGGAGGACGAGCACGCCACCTACGGGCTCGACTTCCCCGACCTCGGAGTCCGCTTCGAAATGATGGAGGAGGCCCTCGGTTACCTGTGGCACGCCTTCGGCCGGAAGGCGGGGCCGTTCGAGGGCAAGCATTACCGGTTCGACGGCACCGAGGTGCACCCCCGTCCTACCGGGACGATTCCCCTGATCGTCGGCGGCAGCGGAGAGAAGCGCACCCCCCGCCTCGCCGGAACCTATGCCGACGAGTACAACTTTGGCCATCGACCGATCGAGGCGATCAAGCTGCGGATCGGGCGTGCCCGGGCCGCCGCCGAGAAGGCGGCACGAGACCCCGACGCGCTGCGGATCAGCGTCATGACCTCGGTGGCTGCCGGAATGGACGAGGCGGGGTTCCAACGGGTTCTCGCCCGGATCGCCGAGGCCGACCCGATGGGACGAGACGCCGAGACGCTCGAGAAGCTGATGAAGGAGCGCAACATCCCGATGGGAACCGCCGACCAGGTACGCGAGGAGGTCCACGCACTGGAGGAAGCCGGGGTGGACCGCTTCTACGTCCAACATCTCGGCCCCTTCGACCACGAGGTGCTCGAAGAGCTCTTCGCCGCTCTGCGGGGCTGA